One genomic segment of Vulpes vulpes isolate BD-2025 chromosome 2, VulVul3, whole genome shotgun sequence includes these proteins:
- the ALDOC gene encoding fructose-bisphosphate aldolase C, with translation MPHSYPALSAEQKKELSDIALRIVAPGKGILAADESVGSMAKRLSQIGVENTEENRRLYRQVLFSADDRVKKCIGGVIFFHETLYQKDDNGVPFVRTIQDKGIVVGIKVDKGVVPLAGTDGETTTQGLDGLSERCAQYKKDGADFAKWRCVLKISERTPSALAILENANVLARYASICQQNGIVPIVEPEILPDGDHDLKRCQYVTEKVLAAVYKALSDHHVYLEGTLLKPNMVTPGHACPIKYSSEEIAMATVTALRRTVPPAVPGVTFLSGGQSEEEASLNLNAINRCPLPRPWALTFSYGRALQASALNAWKGQQDNAGAATEEFIKRAEVNGLAAQGKYEGSGEDGGAAAQSLYIANHAY, from the exons ATGCCCCACTCGTACCCAGCCCTTTCTGCTGAGCAGAAAAAGGAGTTGTCTGACATCGCCCTCCGGATTGTGGCCCCAGGCAAAGGCATTCTGGCTGCAGATGAGTCTGTAG GCAGCATGGCCAAGCGGCTGAGCCAAATTGGAGTGGAGAACACAGAGGAAAACCGCAGGTTGTACCGCCAGGTTCTGTTCAGTGCTGATGACCGTGTGAAGAAGTGCATTGGAGGTGTCATCTTCTTCCATGAGACACTTTACCAGAAGGATGATAATGGTGTTCCTTTCGTTCGTACCATTCAGGATAAAGGCATTGTCGTGGGCATCAAG GTTGATAAGGGTGTAGTGCCTCTAGCAGGGACCGATGGAGAAACCACCACTCAAG GGCTGGATGGGCTCTCGGAACGCTGTGCCCAATACAAGAAGGATGGCGCCGACTTTGCCAAGTGGCGTTGTGTGCTGAAAATCAGTGAGCGCACACCCTCAGCACTTGCCATTCTGGAGAATGCCAACGTGCTGGCCCGCTATGCCAGCATCTGCCAGcag AATGGCATTGTGCCTATTGTGGAACCTGAAATCCTGCCTGATGGAGACCATGACCTAAAACGTTGTCAGTACGTTACAGAGAAG GTCTTGGCTGCTGTGTACAAGGCCCTGAGTGACCATCACGTGTACCTGGAGGGGACCCTGCTCAAGCCCAACATGGTGACCCCTGGCCATGCTTGTCCCATTAAATATAGCTCAGAGGAGATCGCCATGGCAACTGTCACTGCCCTGCGTCGTACTGTACCCCCAGCTGTCCCAG GAGTGACTTTCCTGTCTGGGGGTCAGAGTGAAGAGGAGGCATCACTCAACCTCAATGCCATCAACCGTTGCCCCCTTCCTCGACCCTGGGCCCTCACCTTCTCCTATGGGCGTGCCCTGCAGGCCTCTGCCCTCAATGCCTGGAAAGGGCAACAAGACAATGCTGGGGCTGCCACTGAGGAGTTCATCAAGCGGGCTGAG GTGAATGGGCTTGCGGCTCAGGGCAAGTATGAAGGCAGTGGAGAAGATGGTGGAGCTGCAGCACAGTCCCTCTACATTGCCAACCATGCCTACTGA